In Cydia amplana chromosome 2, ilCydAmpl1.1, whole genome shotgun sequence, the following proteins share a genomic window:
- the LOC134660831 gene encoding UBX domain-containing protein 6 has translation MADKIINFFKKKKSDVQFKRAGPGHKLSEATLGSQSSASVKNEPVVRRTGLSEESKTAAEAALARMQKKSTNPGFNTSYAAIQAQVKKELENEKATTSKQPELKPDSDAQKDNTELLLPKNMATNGVFFKCPMINDEVLTKQEWKAKIKTFLYEQLEEERGLTACLIIQSCNDNREKVNTCVETLCKYLENIVTYPEEEKYQKIRMSNRAFTDRVQPIEGSMDLLMAAGFTQQTLPNPEGQVEEYLVFDKDNVPSVESLITLIEALRSAEPIPLELDRGLQVLLPSQAVSKVQLPPSFYALKPEDIKREQQLRTDAIEKMQMLRTKAMRERDELREMRKYKFAIIRVRFPDGILLQGTFSVYEHYSEIHDFVQQNLEYDLPFILNTPTGHKLTLEEDATKTLIDLRLVPATVLTFAWHVSVIDQINSSPNKDVFLKPEVMVLVNEI, from the exons ATGGCGGACAAGATTATAAATTTTTTTAAGAAGAAAAAGTCAGATGTTCAGTTTAAGCGGGCAGGGCCTGGGCACAAGCTTAGTGAGGCAACGTTGGGTAGTCAGAGCTCGGCGTCGGTGAAGAATGAGCCGGTGGTTAGGAGGACCGGTTTGTCGGAAGAGAGTAAGACTGCCGCTGAAGCAGCGCTGGCAAGGATGCAGAAAAAGAGCACTAACCCTGGATTCAACACATCTTATGCTGCTATACAG GCGCAAGTTAAGAAGGAACTTGAAAACGAGAAGGCGACAACTTCTAAGCAGCCAGAACTGAAACCAGACAGCGACGCTCAAAAAGACAACACAGAGCTGTTGTTACCTAAGAATATGGCTACAAATGGTGTGTTTTTCAA ATGTCCAATGATTAACGATGAGGTTTTAACTAAACAAGAATGGAAAGCGAAAATAAAAACGTTTTTGTATGAACAGCTAGAGGAAGAGAGAGGGCTGACAGCCTGTCTCATAATACAGTCCTGCAATGATAACAGGGAAAAG GTTAACACCTGCGTGGAAACGCTGTGCAAGTACCTAGAAAACATAGTCACTTATCCAGAGGAGGAGAAGTACCAAAAGATCAGGATGTCCAATAG AGCGTTCACAGACCGCGTACAACCTATAGAGGGCTCCATGGACCTGCTGATGGCAGCCGGGTTTACTCAGCAGACGCTGCCCAACCCGGAGGGTCAGGTTGAAGAGTACTTGGTGTTCGACAAGGACAACGTGCCGAGCGTCGAGAGTTTGATT acccTAATAGAAGCGCTCCGTTCAGCCGAGCCAATACCTCTGGAACTAGACCGCGGTCTGCAAGTGCTTCTGCCATCGCAGGCCGTCTCCAAGGTGCAGCTCCCGCCATCTTTCTACGCGCTCAAGCCTGAAGACATCAAGCGAGAACAACAACTGAG AACCGATGCCATAGAGAAGATGCAGATGCTGCGCACGAAGGCGATGCGCGAGAGAGACGAGCTGCGCGAAATGCGCAAGTACAAGTTCGCCATCATACGGGTTCGGTTCCCCGACGGGATACTTTTGCAG GGCACATTTTCCGTCTACGAGCACTACAGCGAAATCCACGACTTCGTCCAACAAAACCTAGAGTACGACCTGCCTTTCATCCTCAACACGCCTACCGGCCATAAATTGACCCTAGAAGAGGACGCGACTAAGACCCTTATCGACCTTCGGCTGGTACCGGCTACAGTGCTCACTTTCGCGTGGCACGTGTCCGTGATCGATCAGATCAATAGCAGTCCCAATAAGGATGTGTTTCTGAAGCCAGAAGTTATGGTTCTTGTTAATGAGATTTAG